The Erinaceus europaeus chromosome 17, mEriEur2.1, whole genome shotgun sequence nucleotide sequence CCTGATCCTGTGTCCTCCTGGACTTTCTGGTCTCAGATGGaagtgggggtggagggcagtGGGTCTCTGTACCCCTGTTCTTCACCCCACCCCGTGATGCCTCCTTATCCTGGATCTTCTGGCTCCTGGACCCTCCCATTCCCAACAGAAGGGTGGGAGTCTGGCAGTTGGCTGCAGTGCTGCCTCTGCCAGGAGGTCCTCTTTGCTTTCAAAAAAGAGATGGACGTTCTCCCTTACTCCTCAGTCTCCACCTCTGACCAGTCTGGTTGCCCTCACTTCTGAATCCAGCCTATCTCTGCCAAACCCTGAAACTGCTCCTCTGTGCCCCCCCACCTGTCCCCATATACCCCACCCTGGTCTTGCCTGAAGCCCACCTGAGCTGCCTGGCGGGTTACCAGTGTTACCGCACTTCCTCTGTAGTCTTTTTCTGTGCCCTGTGTCACATGGTCtgtcctgtccccatccccaggaCACTCCTACCCCCAAGGCTTTGCTCCAGGCTGCTtcacctgcaccccacctcctgGAGGCCCGGGGGACTGAAGCCACTGGTCctggacagacagatacacagataAGCCCAGGCAGGGCTGCGGTGTTGGAATCTGAGATGAGGAAGAGAGCAAGGCGTGGAGTGCCCTTGTGCCCAGGCATCGTGCCCAGGCCTCATGCCCTGGCCAGCCCCTTTACCCCTCCCCAGAGGCTGCCCACTGGGCCTCCTTCCTGGGTTGCCCTGAGGCCTGGCTCAGCGCCCTTCAGACCCAGTAAGGGAGACAAACAGAATTTCAGCTTTCACTCTGGGAGCTACAACCCCCAGTTCTGGGGACAGTTGGAGAGGAATGGCCCAGGCACCAGATGCAGAAAAGAGAGTCAAAAGTCTCTGGGGGTGGGTGCCCAGCTGTTCCCACAGTCATGCACCCCTGGGACCTGGTTTGTTCCCAGCAGAGCTGCTCaaggctcaccaggtagggtggcATGGCCTTGCTCAGCTGGGTGGCACTCTGGAACACCTGGGCATGTCCAGCTGATGAACTTCTGTGCTGCTTGGTTAAGCATCCTGTGCAGGCTGGAGAGAGGGGCCCCTCAGACAGATGGGTGACCCatgggcagtggggggggggcaggcaggaaGTCCTGGCAAGGagcagttgggggtgggggacaggcagGGACAAGGGGGAGGGACACGGACTCAGTTATACTATGGTAAACTGTGTGGGCCAGTTCTCCATCTAAAAGGGAGGGGGCCAAAATGCCCAGATTCCTCCCCCTCACTGGAACCCAGCACCCCATGGCCAAACTCCCATTACCCCCCTCCCCAAATCAAAACCATCTTTCTTCACAGTCACTATTTAttcttcattcctttttctttttgtaagaaATAGTCACAAAAACCATGAGTGCGGGCAGCCTGTTTTCTATCACAAAAACTCCTCTCGATACATAATATAAAAAGGGTGTGTGAGGGGGAAGCTCACAGGAGAATAAACATGATAAATTAGCTCTGCTATCGACTGTGAGGAACATTTACAGTTTTTCAAAATAGACTTTCCACACGAGGACCTGGCAGGAAAGCGGGGAGGGAACTCCTGGGGGAGAGttgggcggtggggggggggatgctgcAGCCGCAACTGTTTTGGGAGAGTCTGGCCTGGGCCCTTGAGGTGTGGATGAGAGAGAGGGACCGGGAGGTTCAGGGGATCCAGCCAGCCCTCAGTCCTATCATGTATTTTCTTTTCCAAGATGGTGTAACTTCTGGGATGGGGCAGGCTGTGTGGGTCTAATAGTAAGGGGTCTTCCTGACTCTTGCCGGGGGCCAGGGGTCAAAGAAGGTTGTGTCCCCACTCTGTTCCCACCCACCTCCAACAGCTACTAACAGCCACCAGTGCCTATTATGGGCTGTATCTGGACCAGCCTAGTTTGGGGGCTTGTGTGACTCGAATCTGATTGAAGCTATTGGTTAAGAGAGAGCTCATCCTCTCCAGCCTGAGAGAATGACCAGTAGAAGGGCAGAGTCCGGGCTCCCTGGCACCTCTCAGGAAGCCATTGAGAATGAGAACCCTGCCCCTGGCTCCTCTGTGTTGCCCCTGCCCCATCCCCAGTCCTAGGGGGCCCAGGAATGAAAAAGAATTCACCAACTCTTTTACCTTCCAAAGAGCCTGAGTTCGCTCTGTGCAGGAGTCCAGGAGGGGTAGACTGTGTGCCTCTCCCAGGAAGCAGAGCTAAGCATATGGGTGGGTAAACACCCACTTTGGAAACTTGCAAGAAGGGTAAGGAACAGTGGCAGAGGATAAGGGAGGAGCATCAAACCCAATCTTTACAAGAGGCACAGAGCTCAGGCTGCTTCTCAGGAGGGGCAagggctggggggtgggcagggcagcGGGCACTGAGGCCCAGGCACAGCTCTGCCTCTCCCAGCCGCTGAGCtgctgaagggaggttggaagcTGAGACACACAGTAAACTCTTCCCAGGTCCTGTGCTGCTCCTGCCACTTCAGTGCCTGTGACAGACATCACTAATAGAGCTTTGGATATCTGTTAGTTAGACATCACTAACTGAGCTGAAGATTTCACTGATCAGGCTTCCACTATTCTCTGCCAAGGAGCCCAGACCAGACCTTGGACGCTTGGCACAGCCTCTGGCAGTGATCCCTGCTTGCCCAGGGCTGAGGTCACTTGCATTCCAGTTGCCAACACTCCTGGAACTGGAGATGTAGGGACTGATTTATATGgacatctgggggtggggggtggaggacactcagaagtgtgCTAGTGATGGTAAAGGGACAGATACCACATCCAGCAGAGAGAACCAGGACACCCTGGCATTTTGGAACCTGGGGACAGGCAGGTTCCAGGAGACTGTGTGGGCCTGAATGCTtctggaaggagagagaaccagagggagGCTGTGACAGGAACCACAGAAAGCAGATGCCCTGCCTGTGTGGCTGAGTGCCAGCTGATGTTAGAGTTAGGTCCAGAGGCTGGAGGCAGCCTTGGGAGGTAGTGAGCTGCCCGTCCCTGCAGGTGTGCAAGAAGACAGCATAGAAGGCTGGGTAAGGATCTTGGCGGAAGATATCCAGGCTTCAGTTCTAGGGTGGGGGTgatgggaggggccaggtgagCCTGGGAATCTTCCCAGCTCTGGGCCCCTGGGGGTGATTATTGGGGAGCAGAGAAGGGGCCAGGCTCATGGCAAGGCCTGCAGGCAGTATAGACAGGGAATGCGAGTGTACGTGTGGGTGATTCCTGGGGGCTTAGGTGTGTGGACGGGAAACAGACTCCAGAATTTTCTTCACTGTGTAGTTGAGAAAAGACAGTTCCCCAGTGGTCAGCCCTCTGGTCCCTAAGATGCAGTGGCCGGCAACCTGGGGATGGCCCAGTTTCTGCTCAGGTGTCCTGACTTGCTGTGTGGCTGAGAGAGACCTTGTCCCTCTGGGTCTTCCAGATGACTCTGGGATCAACAGGTTTGCTTGCAGGCACTCCGGGCTCGGTGCTGGACCATCCTCTGACCACGAGGGGGCGCTTGTGGGCCCTCAGTCCTATAGTGAGTGGCTGCGTCTCCCTGGCTGTGATACCTTCGGGGGCACCTTTGCCTCCTTGGTGCCTCATTCCCTGCTATTCAGCTGCTAGTCCCGAGACCACGAGGAGAGGGCTTAGGCCAGGCCGCCAGGGGACAGTGAAGGGACCTGTGGCCCTGCTCCTAGGGGCTGTAGCACACCCTGCACCCCGGTTTTGCAGGCTGGGACCCGTGCGACAAGTTCAGGCCCTATTCCAAAGTTGATTTAGTTCTGTTAGAAAAATAGCTATTTGGCCCTGCCCCTCATGGCAGCCTCCTGGGGCCAGGGTGCGGGGAGGGGAGGCGGTGGGTGCTGAGTGCCTGGCGAGGCACCCCAGGCTGTGGGTTTACTGGATGCCCCGGAAGAGGCACATGGCAAAGATCATGGCGAAGAGCTGCAGGGAGAGCGGGAGTTCGAGTGTCAGGCTCAGCTCGCACACCCCCAGCCAATCCCCACCCCATGGGGCCACCCACCCCTGAGAAGCAGGGAAAGGGATCTCCGTCTCTCAACCCCCTCCTGTGGCCTTACTTCCTGACATGGGGGGTGGGAGCAAGCACTCAGGGAGAGCCACCTTGTGACAGTTCCTTTCCTTTCCAGGGACCTTTAGGGCtttctggggacccctgggtaaGCGGCTGAGCCACCCCAAACCCTGTTCCAGGCTCCGACAGGTAAAGGGTTTGGTCTGGAAGCCCAACTGTAGCCCCTCCCTCAAGAGACAGCGAGGTTGTAAACTGTGTGCCTGGAGGCCCAAAGGAGGGGACCCCACTTACCTCGATGGCCAGCACCCCGATGGCGAGGGCTCCAGCCAGGTAGACGTAGGTCTCGAAGGCATTGAGGATCACAGTGTAGCAGCCCTGGAAGGAAGGAGTGAGGTGAGGTCATGTCCACAGCCAGTCATCAGCCTCAACGAGAAGCCTGGGAACCTGCTGGGATCCTGACACACAGGCAGTGGCAGGCCTGTTTCTCCAGTACCCCTTGGGACAGCTTAGTTGGGAAGAAGGTAGGAGAGAGCGGCCCAGAAACCCAGGGATGGTCCACCAACTCCTCCTCTATtcagcacctttttttttaaagtttaagacttacttattttgggagtcgggtgggtaggtagcatagcgggttaagcgcatgtggagtgaagtgcaaggaccgtgtaaggatcctggtttgaacccccggctccccacctgcaggggagtggcttcaatggcagtggagcaggtctgcaggtgtctatctttctctccccctctctgtcttcccctccatttctctctatcctattgaagggaaaaataaatgaatataaaaaaattaaagagttacttatttcatgagagattcagagagagagagaaaagagaatcaCCCTGTCCTGTGGCACTGCTGGAGTCTGACTTGGGGCCTCACACTGGCCAGTCCTGCACAGCACCACTAAACCAGCTTTCTAAAAAcatgtaatttaatttaatttttattgccatcagggttagcACTGGAgctctggagctcggtgcctgcatgatagacaaatccactacttcccgtggccatttttttccctgtttttttttcctctttttttaatttttaaaaaatatttatttattcattcccctttttgttgcccttattgtttttattgttgtagttactattgtttttgttattgatgtcattgttgttggacaggacagagagaaatggagagaggagggggagacagagagggggagagatagacacctgcagacctgcttcaccacttgtgaagcgactcccctgcaggtggggagccggggtctcaaacccgggtccttactctggtccttgtgctttgcgccagtggcgcttaacccgctgtgctaccgcccgactcccctggctcTCTGCTTTATGAGAAGTTTGGGGAATGGTCTGCTGGAACCCCAGAAAACTCATACTTATCCTTGAACCCCAGCCAAAAAGCCCACTTGCCTGGCCTGAGTCATGACTGGACTGGCTGCTACCCTCATGATTCCTATCTTTGGCCACATCTCGGGAGCCCTCCCCAGCCCCTACCCAGGAGTCCCGGGTCACAGCCCAGGGGGCAGGGCCGGGCACCTGCTTGTTGAGGAAGGGGTCCCGCCCCAGGAGGCACTCTTCACGGCTCAGCAGCACCCCATCCCGAGCCTGGGGCTCCCTCCTGCAGCAGGCCTCTGGCACCTCATCACTGTCCAGCATCAGGAGTCGGAAGACAGACGCGAACTGGAAGTCTTCGGGCCCATTCACCCCGCAGCAGCCAAACTGGAAGTGGGCAGATGGGCTGGGGTCAGGGAGGGACCACAGTCGGGGTGCAAGCAaggccccccaccaccacaggaaAGCTCTTTGTCCACTCTGAGCCTGAGGGTCCTAGGCTGTGGAGTAGGGGTGGGACAATGCTGCCTCGTGGGACTTGATAAGTACTCAGTAAGCACTCGTTCAGTTAGCACTTCCACTCACTGTGATCATGACTGAGTTCCAGGTGGCTGTGAAGACATCGGTGTTGTTGTTGCCCTGGTAATGCTTGGTGAGCTCCTTGGTGAAGAACTCGCGGGTGAGCTGCGGGCAGAGAAGTGGCAGGCTGAGACCACCCTTTCCAGCTCTGTGCCTGGAGGTTTGGGTGGGTCCCTTGCCCCCTCCCACCAAGCCTCCAgctcatcaaaaataaaagacaatcTAAGGGCCTGGTTGAAGGCACACTTTACCAAGTGCCAAgagccgggtttgagcccctgctccccacttgcagtggtgaagcaggtctgcaggtggctgtcttttctccctctctgtcttcttcttccctctcagctctctagctagtaaataaaattaaatttaattaaaataaaataaaatggtaatctgacacacaccccccactggatCCCGGGGTGCTGGCCTCTCATATTTACCCCTAGCTACTACTTAGGCGCAGATAGGGTGGGGTAGGGAGGGGCCCTGGGCACAGGCTCTGGAAGCCATGGTGTGGGGCAGGGAGTCTGTACCCACAGATCACAGGGGTGGCCTTGGAAGTAACCTGGACCCCCCAGACATTCTCTCAAGGTCTAGTGTCCCTCCTTCAGGCTATGGTGACGGGTGGGGCTGGATGGCAGCTGGGGCTGTTCTCTCCCCAAGGCCAGGTCTCCCgcccctccccctctttgtttctaGCCCCTCATTTGGCTGTGAGACCTGGCTTTTACAGATTCAAGGGGGGGCATAGCTGGCACTTCAGGACTCTGATTGTTCTGGGCATGGGCAGGTGGTCTTTCTGAGTGTCAGCCTGCAGGGGACACCCAGGGCTCAGGACAGACACCTCAACTCTCTTGAGACCATCAGATGTTTACTACAGGGTTATGACGGGCTAGGTGTGGGATGGAAATTTCCAGAACTAGGTGTGGCAGGGCACCAGTTGGTCTAGAAAGAAAAGACCAAAGGTCCTCTGACCAACCTTCTGGAAAAATCCTTGCAGGAAGGAGGCTCCCTGGGCCTCTCCTAGGAGGTGGGGCACAGGCTGGGATGGGAGAGGGGCTGCTGACTCGGGGTGGGAGAGCAACTGGGACATGACCACTGATCCCTGGCTGGGGGCCCCCTGCCCCCTTGAGGTGCATGGGTCCCAGTACGTACATTTTCCCTGAAGATGAAGGCCAGGATGGCGGCAGAGAGCTCAGCCAAGAAgatgaggaggatgaggaggaagaactGCCAAGACAAGAGTGGGCTTGTGAGTCTTCAGCAAAGGACACAAGTGACACAGCGTGCTAATGGTACTCCTGCCACCTGTCACACAGCTCTCCCAATGGGCCCAAGACAGGGGACAGCATTGCCACAGGCCCGACAGTTCTCAGCACAAATAAGCCTTCAGGGAAGTGGTCTGTGGGGTGTCCAGTCCACACAACACCCCCCAGATGGCAGGGGGGCTGTCCAAGCTGTAGGGATACTGAGTCCACACTGCCGGCTCCTCTAgacacccctgcctggcccccttgctgTTACCATGGGAAGTGGGGAGAAGGGGTCCTGATCTTTAACTGCAGGAAAGGGGAAAGACTGGAGGGCAGGTGGAGGTGGTGTCTATCACCTGAAACCTGGGGGTGGTGATTAAAAATCTATTGATAGAGAGTCGGGTGTTAGTGCATCggattaagtgcagatggcgcaaagtgcaaggaccagagtaaggatcctggttggagtccctggctccccacctgtaggagggtcacttcacaggcactgaagcaggtctgcaggtgtccatctttctctccccctctctgtcttccccatctctcttgatttctctctatcctatctaatgatgacatcagtaacaacaataactacaacaacaataaaaaaacaagggcaacaaaaggggacataaacatatatacaaaaaaaggaaaataaaaaaacttaaatctATTGATAATAGCATCTCACCCCTTGTCCTACTTACTGCGTTTCTGTCTATTAAaaaagatggaagaaaggaagaggaggaagaggaggaaggagagattgCTGAGCCTCACTTCTGGAGCCTCTCCTGTTAAGGAtcaaaactcaggacctcatacttgcaagtcctgtgctctaccactgccccacccctccAGCTCCGGAAGTCCTTGCTGTTTCCCAAAGTAACCAGGATgcatctttttttgggggggggcgggggagggagctCACATATTGAACCATCCTGCCAGGAGGACTCTTTCCATTCATCTGcacccacgcccccccccccagcacattCAAAACTAGG carries:
- the TSPAN18 gene encoding tetraspanin-18; its protein translation is MEGDCLSCMKYLMFVFNFFIFLGGAFLLGLGIWVLVDPTGFREIVVSNPLLITGAYVLLAMGGLLFLLGFLGCCGAVRENKCLLLFFFLLILLIFLAELSAAILAFIFRENLTREFFTKELTKHYQGNNNTDVFTATWNSVMITFGCCGVNGPEDFQFASVFRLLMLDSDEVPEACCRREPQARDGVLLSREECLLGRDPFLNKQGCYTVILNAFETYVYLAGALAIGVLAIELFAMIFAMCLFRGIQ